One window from the genome of Loxodonta africana isolate mLoxAfr1 chromosome 14, mLoxAfr1.hap2, whole genome shotgun sequence encodes:
- the CLXN gene encoding calaxin isoform X2: MNGKKLQKLTDSLTKNCKHFNTYEVNCLVNLFYTLVGDVVERPGTVIGLDRNAFRNILHMTFGMTDDMIMDRVFRGFDKDNDGCVSVAEWINGLSLFLRGSLEEKMKYCFEVFDLNGDGFISKEEMFHMLKNSLLKQPSEEDPDEGIKDLVEITLKKMDHDHDGKLSFADYEQAVREETLLLEAFGPCLPDPKSQMEFEAQVFKDPHEFNYDM, from the exons ATGAACGGCAAGAAGCTGCAGAAGTTAACGGACAGCTTAACTAAAAATTGCAAACATT TTAATACGTATGAAGTGAACTGCctagtcaatctcttttatacCTTGGTGGGAGATGTCGTAGAGAGGCCTGGTACCGTCATTGGACTGGATCGGAATGCATTCCGAAATATCTTGCATATGACATTTGGAAtgacagatgacatgattatggACAGAG TGTTCCGAGGTTTTGATAAAGATAACGACGGCTGTGTCAGCGTAGCAGAGTGGATTAATGGATTATCACTGTTCCTTCGAGGGTCTttggaagaaaaaatgaaat attgcttTGAAGTATTTGATTTGAATGGAGATGGATTCATTTCAAAGGAGGAAATGTTTCACATGTTGAAGAATAGCCTGCTCAAACAGCCATCTGAAGAAGATCCTGATGAGGGAATTAAAGATTTGGTTGAAATAACACTTAAGAAAATG GACCATGACCATGATGGGAAGCTGTCTTTTGCAGACTATGAACAAGCTGTAAGAGAAGAGACTCTTCTGCTGGAAGCTTTTGGACCATGTTTACCTGATCCAAAG AGCCAGATGGAATTTGAAGCCCAAGTATTCAAAGATCCACATGAATTCAATTATGACATGTGA
- the CLXN gene encoding calaxin isoform X1: MNGKKLQKLTDSLTKNCKHFNTYEVNCLVNLFYTLVGDVVERPGTVIGLDRNAFRNILHMTFGMTDDMIMDRDCFEVFDLNGDGFISKEEMFHMLKNSLLKQPSEEDPDEGIKDLVEITLKKMDHDHDGKLSFADYEQAVREETLLLEAFGPCLPDPKSQMEFEAQVFKDPHEFNYDM, translated from the exons ATGAACGGCAAGAAGCTGCAGAAGTTAACGGACAGCTTAACTAAAAATTGCAAACATT TTAATACGTATGAAGTGAACTGCctagtcaatctcttttatacCTTGGTGGGAGATGTCGTAGAGAGGCCTGGTACCGTCATTGGACTGGATCGGAATGCATTCCGAAATATCTTGCATATGACATTTGGAAtgacagatgacatgattatggACAGAG attgcttTGAAGTATTTGATTTGAATGGAGATGGATTCATTTCAAAGGAGGAAATGTTTCACATGTTGAAGAATAGCCTGCTCAAACAGCCATCTGAAGAAGATCCTGATGAGGGAATTAAAGATTTGGTTGAAATAACACTTAAGAAAATG GACCATGACCATGATGGGAAGCTGTCTTTTGCAGACTATGAACAAGCTGTAAGAGAAGAGACTCTTCTGCTGGAAGCTTTTGGACCATGTTTACCTGATCCAAAG AGCCAGATGGAATTTGAAGCCCAAGTATTCAAAGATCCACATGAATTCAATTATGACATGTGA